From a region of the Mercurialis annua linkage group LG1-X, ddMerAnnu1.2, whole genome shotgun sequence genome:
- the LOC126686961 gene encoding RNA pseudouridine synthase 2, chloroplastic: protein MLGLCPLPYSCFQSSLSSPFFSTNPTALKLFPSTKSLSTLFTLHSSQTPNPTQITSGNYGGMRLEDKVDAKSTKLRLDSWISSRISGISRARIQSSIKSGLVSVNGRVVDKVSHNVKFGDKVSCTISELQPLRAEPEDIALNIVYEDDHLLVVNKPAHMVVHPAPGNPTGTLVNGILHHCCLPTVAVSSQEVVSDVDNISDDDDDNEVSYSGSDSSVRPGIVHRLDKGTSGLLVVAKDEHAHAHLSEQFKQHTIQRVYISLTCGVPSALTGRIDIPIGRDVNNRIRMAAIPGPAKQGRARHAASRYKVIEILAVGGSALVEWRLETGRTHQIRAHAKYIGIPLLGDEVYGGSRSMALSVLRPRIPLSCHSELPLLLSGLERPCLHALALGFTHPRTKEEIHFSCPPPPDFSGTLSQLREMGMEKV, encoded by the exons ATGCTTGGCTTGTGCCCTCTACCGTATTCTTGTTTTCAATCGTCACTCTCTTCCCCATTCTTCTCCACAAATCCGACGGCACTTAAACTATTCCCCTCTACTAAATCACTTTCAACACTCTTCACTCTTCATTCTTCCCAAACCCCAAACCCAACCCAAATAACCAGCGGTAATTATGGGGGTATGAGACTAGAAGACAAAGTAGATGCCAAGTCCACAAAGTTGAGACTCGATTCTTGGATTTCTTCTAGGATTTCGGGCATCAGTAGAGCTCGTATTCAATCCAGCATTAAATCTGGCCTTGTTTCTGTCAATGGCAGGGTAGTTGATAAG GTTTCACACAATGTCAAGTTTGGGGATAAGGTTAGTTGCACAATTTCAGAGTTGCAACCTTTGAGGGCTGAACCTGAGGACATAGCTTTGAATATTGTCTATGAAGATGATCACTTATTGGTTGTTAATAAGCCCGCACATATG GTTGTTCATCCTGCGCCTGGTAATCCAACTGGTACACTTGTAAATGGTATACTTCATCATTGCTGTCTTCCAACAGTTGCAGTTTCAAGCCAGGAAGTTGTTTCAGATGTGGACAATATAtccgatgatgatgatgataatgaAGTGTCATACTCTGGCTCTGATTCATCTGTTCGTCCGGGAATAGTTCACAGGTTGGACAAAGGCACTAGTGGATTGCTTGTTGTTGCAAAG GACGAACATGCTCATGCTCATTTGTCTGAACAATTTAAGCAACACACTATACAGAGAGTATACATTAGTCTTACTTGTGGAGTGCCCTCTGCATTGACTGGACGAATCGATATCCCTATTGGTCGTGATGTGAATAACAGAATTCGTATGGCTGCTATTCCTGGACCAGCTAAGCAAGGACGGGCACGTCATGCTGCTAGTAG GtataaagtaattgaaataCTTGCTGTTGGTGGTTCAGCATTGGTAGAGTGGAGGTTGGAAACTGGTCGTACTCATCAG ATTCGTGCACATGCCAAGTATATTGGAATTCCTCTACTAGGTGATGAGGTTTATGGAGGCAGCAGAAGCATGGCTTTATCAGTGCTTCGCCCCAGAATTCCTCTCAGCTGTCATAGTGAACTTCCCTTGTTGCTTTCAGGATTAGAAAGGCCTTGTCTGCATGCTTTGGCTCTTGG GTTTACGCATCCACGAACCAAGGAAGAAATACACTTTTCTTGTCCACCTCCTCCAGATTTTAGCGGGACCTTGAGCCAGCTTCGAGAGATGGGAATGGAGAAG GTTTAG
- the LOC126686983 gene encoding protein COP1 SUPPRESSOR 2: protein MIRKKNFRKRSIQEVDDQNNNSQAASDDEEERRLALEEVKFLQKQRERKSGIPAILTSSSSAVQQQISNVQNQKKASEKNDAGGDEKEELVLQDTFAQETAVMVEDPNMLMYVEQELAKRRGKNIDATPEQVENELKRAEDELYKIPEHLKVKGRNSEESSTQWTTGIAEIQLPIEYKLKNIEETEAAKKLLQEKRLTGRVKSDFSIPSSYSADYFQRGRDYAEKLRREHPELYKDRSSQDDGAGTKPADNNADATRREAATDEFMLERFRKRERHRVMRR from the exons atgATAAGAAAGAAGAATTTTAGGAAGAGAAGTATCCAAGAAGTAGACGATCAGAACAACAACAGCCAAGCCGCATCAGATGACGAAGAAGAGAGGAG GTTGGCGTTAGAGGAAGTGAAATTCCTGCAAAAACAAAGGGAAAGGAAATCAGGAATACCCGCAATTTTAACTTCATCATCGTCTGCTGTTCAACAGCAGATTAGTAACGtgcaaaatcaaaaaaaagcaAGCGAAAAGAACGATGCAGGTGGAGATGAAAAGGAAGAGCTTGTTCTTCAAGATACATTTGCTCAAGAAACTGCTGTTATGGTTGAAGATCCCAACAT GTTGATGTATGTTGAGCAAGAATTGGCGAAGAGAAGAGGGAAGAACATTGATGCAACACCAGAGCAAGTTGAAAATGAGTTAAAGCGCGCTGAAGATGAATTGTACAAGATTCCCGAACATCTTAAA GTGAAAGGGCGAAACTCAGAAGAAAGCTCTACCCAGTGGACCACTGGGATTGCGGAAATTCAGTTGCCCATTGA atacaaattaaaaaatattgaggAAACGGAGGCTGCCAAAAAACTATTACAGGAGAAACGGCTAACGGGCCGGGTAAAATCGGATTTTAGCATCCCATCAAGTTACAGTGCAGATTATTTCCAACGTGGCAGGGATTATGCTGAGAAACTTCGAAGAG AACATCCGGAGCTATACAAGGATAGAAGCTCCCAGGATGATGGTGCTGGAACCAAACCGGCTGATAACAACGCTGATGCAACACGCAGAGAAGCTGCAACTGATGAGTTCATGCTAGAACGTTTCAGAAAAAGAGAACGCCATCGGGTCATGCGGAGATAG
- the LOC126687063 gene encoding NADH dehydrogenase [ubiquinone] 1 beta subcomplex subunit 3-B-like — MGKPLGTTGEFFKRRDEWRKHPMLSNQFRHALPGLGIAVVAFGIYLVGEQVYDKFYAPSSSHHQSSSSHSH; from the coding sequence ATGGGGAAACCATTGGGAACTACCGGAGAATTCTTCAAGAGGAGAGATGAATGGAGGAAGCATCCGATGCTTAGCAATCAATTCCGGCACGCATTACCTGGCCTTGGCATAGCAGTCGTCGCCTTTGGTATCTATCTCGTCGGTGAACAAGTTTACGACAAGTTTTACGCTCCTTCCTCTTCTCACCACCAATCTTCTTCTTCTCACTCTCACTGA